The region TGAACGTTGTATTGGTAATGGCTGTTTTTGTTGCTTTCTATCAATAATATCTCATAATCTACTTTGGCCTTAATAGCACTTTTTATAAAGGTGTCAAAGCATTCTACATTCATATCGTACGTAGATTGTTGATCTGTTTTTGACAATACTATTAAAGAAAATTTTGGCATATTATGATTTAAACCTTTTTAAAAAACTCATTATTTTCGTCACATTTTTGACTCCTATTAAAGCTTTACCTTTTTTTAAGGCAAATTGTTTTCTATCGTTAAAACTTAACTTATTTTTTTTATTTAATTGTTCCTTAATTTTAGATAGTTTGAAAGTTGTTTCATCTTTACTTAAAGAGGAATCTAAACCAACTTTAATTAAACTATTAATCGTTTTTTTAGTAAAATCAAACTTTCCAATATATTCATTTAAAGTTAATGCGACAGAGTATATATCTGAAAATCTATCAGATTGTAGTTTAAATTTATCGCCTAATCCAACAGGAGTAATTTTATTTTTATCGTAATTATAGACACTCCATCCAAAATCTATTAACCTTGGAGATAATTTGCCTCTATCATTGCTTACTACTAGTATATTATTTGGTCTAATATCTCTATGTATAATATCATTATTATTAAGTTCTATTAGCATGTCTATTAAGTCTTTAATAAAATCATTAATACCACTTGTAGACCAAAATGAAGCAATATTATTAATCTCTAAAAAAGAAACACCATTAATTTTCTCAATTTCAACTTTATCGTAGTCTCCTACTTTACTAAAAGACAATACTTTTGGAAAATAAATGGAATCCTTAAGTGTATTTAGAAAACGATTTTCGTTATGACTAACAGGGAACGATGCGATTTTTATTATGCTATTAGGTGTTTGGTAAACCTCAGTAAAAAACGACTCGTTTTCAGTTCTAGTAGTACTAGATGTAATTAGTGTCCCTAAGTTAGTTGTTACATTTTGAATATTAGAAAATTCAATATTCTTTTTATTAAAATGAACCGAAAAGTCTTTTGGAAGCGAATATTGGTAACCGTTTTGAAGCATAAATTGATTTAATAACTCGCCTGTTTCTTTTAAACTAAGCGTTTTATTATAATTGATATCACTTCTTTCTGCAATAGTTTCTAGTTTGATTTTATAATCTTGTGCAATATGTCTTTTTTGTACATAGGCATGATATAAGAGTGAATAAAAATGATTTTTATCATCTGGTATATAAAAGTTATAATCAGATAATTGACGGTTTTTTAAAATATTAAACTCCCATTTTTTATCATAATAATCATCACCCAAATACCTGAAATCAAATGGTACTTCTTCGTTATTAATATTTATATAATGGTAAACACGATGCTTTAAATCTGGAAAAGCAGTCTTTGCACCTGTTATGTATTTAGTATAATTAAGATGCTCTACCAATAAATCAATATCGCCATGTCCTTCTACGTGATAGTCGTTTGGTAGGCAATCAAAATTTCTAAGCACAACGTATTCCAGACTATTATTTAAAGCAAAAAACAACTCGTCTATTGATTTCCAAAAAGGAACACCTAGAACATTATTTTTCTTATTTATAGTTTTTGAAGTCTGTTTGTAATTATTTTTATAATCTTTTAATGTGGTATTTAATAAAAATGAAATGTCTTTATTAGATTCAAAGTAATTGTCTGACGCGTGTATTTTGTGTCCTCCACCTGTTAACGCTCTAAATTTTGCTTTTTTATCAAAAACATTTGTGTTTACAGTAGTAATACCGTTTGAAGTCTTACGGTTTTCAAATTTAGGATTTTCATCTTCAAAAATTAAAACAGTAAAATCATCTGATCCACAATGTTCAATTTTTCCTGTTATTATTGCATCAAATTCAGCTTCGGTTTTATCTTTTTGAGAATGTGAATAAAAACGTTTTAGATTTTCATGAAACAATTCTTCTTTCCATGAAAATTGAAACGTATTTAATACATTAAATGAATTAGAAATGTCTTGAGAAATTGCTTGTAAATGCGATTTTCCTTTTGACCAAACAATTAATATATGAATTAAAGCTTCATTCATATTATTTAGTAAAATGCCACTCGTTACGTTTTAAAATAAGTGGGATATCTGATGTCACTAAACGTCCAGAATTAAAATAATCTGTAGGATCAATAATTAAATCTGAAACTTTTACTATATGATCTAAAAGTGCATCGGGTGATTTAACCGAAATATTTATATAATATTCTCCAGGCTTAATTTCTAGACCGTTTTTTAATGAACAGATAAGCGTATTTTCGCCTTTAGATAAATCAAAGATTGTTGAAGTGTCTCTAGAATCGAAAGCTAAAATCCTTGTTTCATTTTGATCAAATATAGTTATACGTACAGTTACTTTAACATCAACTTTACTGCTCAATTTTATTTCAAAATATGTAGGTTCATTAATTAATAGCCTATCAGTAATTTCTTTTTTATTATTTAACGTTTCAAACCCAATAAAACTAACAGGTTTGTTGGCTCTATTTCTATTTAAAAAATCAAACTTATTAACCTCTTGTGTGACTTGTTTTCTATAATTTTCAATAGTCTCTTCTATTGGACCTTCAAAAGCTATTGTACCATTAGACAACAACAAACCTCTTGTACATAGTTTTTGTACAGACGCCATGTTATGGCTTACAAACAACACTGTACGTCCTTCACCTCTTGAGATGTCTTGCATTTTTCCAATTGCTTTCTTTTGAAACTCAGCATCACCTACAGCTAAAACCTCATCTATAACTAATATTTCTGGTTCTAAAAAAGCAGCTACTGCAAAAGCTAAACGGACTGTCATTCCAGAACTGTAGCGTTTTACAGGAGTATCTATATAGCGTTGACAGCCTGAAAACTCTATGATTTCTTCAATTTTTGAGGAGATTTCTTTTTTGGTCATTCCCAAAATGGCTCCATTTAAGTATACGTTTTCACGTCCTGTCATTTCGCCATGAAATCCTGTACCCACTTCTAATAAAGAGGCTATACGTCCTCTGGCTTTAATTTCACCAGTGGTTGGTCCTGTGACTTTTGATAAGATTTTTAGAAGGGTTGATTTTCCTGCTCCATTTTTTCCAATAATCCCTAAAACTTCTCCTTTTTTGACTTCAAAATTAATATCCTTTAAAGCCCAAACATATTCCGAGTCTCCTTTAGTACTTCTATCATTAGACTCACCAACTTTTAAATACGGATCCTCTTTACCACGTACTTTATGCCACCAACGATTTAAATCGTGACTTATGGTGCCTGTTCCAACCAAACCTAAACGGTATTGTTTGGAAATATTTTCTGCTTTTAATATTACACGCTGCTCTGACATACTAAACGGTATCTATAAAAGATTTTTCTGTTTTATTGAAAACCACTAACCCTAACAAAGCTATAAATACAGTAACAAACAAGGTTATTAGTATACCTTTTATTGAAAAACTACCTTGAGAAAAAAACATGTATCTAAAGGTTTCCACAACATTTGCTAACGGATTATTTTCTATTATAGGATTAATAATATTTGCTGTTTTCGGGAAATTATTTTGAATTTTTTCAACCGCTACATTTATTGGGTACATTACAGCAGAAATGTACATAAGTAATTGCACGCCAAAACCAACAAGAAAAGTTAGGTCTCTATATTTTGTAGTCATAGACGATATAATCATCCCTAAGCCTAAACCCAACAATCCCATTAGTAAAACCAAAAGGGGAAATAGCATTAAAACTTTAAAGTCTATAATACCTGCATTATTTTGCATTGCAAAAAACACATAAAAACCAATAAATATTAAAAATTGTATAGCAAATTTTAATAATGCAGAAATAACTACAGTCATAGGCATAATGACTCTTGGAAAATAGACTTTACTAAATATACCTTGATTTTTTTTAAACGAATCACTAGTACCTTTTAAACATTCTGCAAAATAATTCCATATAGTGATTCCAGCTAGATTAAACAAAAAAGGATGTACACCTGTACCGACGTCAATATTAGCAATACCATTAAATATTATTGTAAAAATTACAGATGTTATTAAGGGTTGTATTAAATACCATAAAGGACCTAACACAGTTTGCTTATACATAGTAATAACATCTCGTTTTACAAATAGCACAAGCAAATCACGATAACGCCAAATCTCTTTAAAATTAAAATCGACAAGCTTTTGCTTTGGTGAAATGGTATATAACCAATCTGATTTTAGATTATCCTTTTCCAAGTTTTCAACTTTTTATAGATGTTTATTTAAAAGGATTTAAAAAAGTAGTTACTTTTTTAATAAATGAGTCCTTATTTTTTTCTTCTTCATGATAACCATTAGTATAATTACCATAACCGTAACCATAACCGTAGCCATAACCATAGCCATAACCATATTTTCCTTTTTGGTCATAACCGTTATACAAGAAACTAATATTATTAATCTCGCCTTTTTTGTGTTTATCGTTAATAAGGTTAAGCATTTCTTTTTTGGTATAATCTTGTCTTACTACATACAATGACGCATCTGCGTAGGTTAATAATTCCATTGCATCTGCAACCAAACCAACAGGAGGTGTATCTAAAATAATATAGTCATAATTAGCTTTAAGGTGATTCATTAACTCATCCATTTTTTCACTAATCAATAATTCAGACGGATTTGGTGGTATGGGTCCAGAGGTTATAACATCTAAATTGTTAACTTTTGTACTTTGTGTCACCTCTTCCAAAGTTTTTTGACCTATTAAGTAATTAACTGCTCCAATATCGTTTTGGATATCAAAATCTCCAAAAATTTTAGGCTTACGTAAGTCTAAGCCAACTAATACTGTTTTTTTACCACTTAAAGCAAAAACGGTTGCAATATTTATAGAGCAAAATGTTTTCCCTTCTCCACTAACAGACGACGTAATCATAACGGTTTTAGTACTATCCAAATCGTGTTGCTTATACATATATTGCAAACTTGATCGTATAGCACGAAACGCTTCCGCAACTGCAGACTTTGGTTTACGGTGTACCGCTAAATTATTATCTAATAAATTTTTACCGACAACACCTAATAATGGTATATTACTTAAATTTTCTAAATTTTTAGGTGTATGTATTTTAGTATCAAAAAAGATAACTAAAAACGCCAGCAATAATGGTGGCAAAATCCCACCAAAAAATGCAAATAAATATCTAGAGCTTAGTTTTAAATCTATTGGACGCGCGCCTGTATTTTTAGCAGAGTCAATCCATAAAATATCAGAGACTGTTGCTGCTTTAATAATATCTGCCTCACCACGTTTGGACAGAAATAGATTATATGTTTTTTCGTTTAATAGATATTGACGTTCTATATCTAATAAGTTTTGTTGATCTCTTGGTAATTTATTAAACTGTCCTTTGGCAGTTCCAATTTTACCATTTATTAAATTAAGTTCTCGGTTTAATCCAATTGATGCAGAACTGATATTTTCTAGCAATACCATTTTAATACTTTCAATTTGTCTATCTAAATCATCAAATATAGATGCTCCTGGTTGTACAGTAGCTTCGTATTTAGCACGTTGTACAGATAGTGCATTAATTTTTGAAATATTATTTAAAATATTACCGTCGTCTATTCCAGCAACTGATGGTGCTGGTAAGTCTGTAAACGTTTTACTGTTTTCTAAATAGGATTTTAAACCTGCATAATAGGCCTTTTTACGATTAATATCATCTCGCTGAAATTCTAAATCTGTTAACTTTTGTGAGATTTGCTCACTTTCTTGATCTAAGTTGTAAATTCCGTTTCTAGAACGGTATTCATTTAAAGCATCCGCATTTCCTGTTAAAGAGTCTTTAACGCGATTTAGTTGACTATCAATAAACTCAATTGTATTAGTTACAAACTGATTTTTTCGTTCTAGTTGCTCTTTTGTGACTACCTTGACAGTTTCATTTAAATAATCTTCAATCTTCTTAGTATTATGATCAACCATACTTAGGCTAATGATGGCAGAATTTCTAGGATTATTAATAGTTAATTTTCCTCTGTATTTTGCAACAACAGCATCAAATGGCAGTAGCTGTAGAAAATAAGAGTCTCCAGATTTAGGTGTACTGTCCTCAACAATATTTATAGTTCCTTTTAAGTAGGGTAAATCAATAAACTCTCCCAAGGTAAAGCGTTTTGTATTTACCCCTTGAGGCACATCCACTGATTTAACTGCAAAATTAGAATACTTTTGAGCACTAGCGACTGTAGTTTCAAAATTAAATTCCAATTCAGCTTCACCTTGTCCTAAAAAAGTAATTTTAATAGGCTTATTTAGTAATTGAAATCCAGTAGTATCTAAAGTAAATCTAAATGGTGCGTCCTTATAGACATCATCTTTTCTAAATCTAGATTGTTTCAAATACGTTACATAAAACTCTAAGTTTTTTACAACTTGTTCATGCAAGCTTCTAGATTGCAATGTATTTATTAATGTTTGTACTTTACCAGAAACTCCTCCATAATTAAAGGTTAAATTAGTGTTGGAGGTAAACAACGGGTTTTTATCGTCTTCAATAGATATTTTAGTACTTAATCTATAGGATTGCTGCTTGCGTATATTTTGTTGATAGACAATAAAAACACCAATCCCAACACATAATATAAACAGCTTCCAATAACTAAGCGCTTTAAATAAAAAGGCTTTAATATCAAATGCAGGACTAGAGTCTAAAACATCAAATTCTTCATTCATAATAACTAATTAAAGGTTTTTAGCTAAAAAATAAGTAGAAATCAAAACAGAGAAGATACTTGCTATTGTAGTAAAGGTTTGCGTAGCAGTTTGACCTGCACCTAATGCCTTACGTTTAAGAGGTTTTACTAATATCATATCGTTTGGCTGTATGTAATAGTATGGTGATTTCATAGCTGCTTTATCTGTTAAATCGATATGATGAATTTTTTGTCCATTAGGATATTGCCTAATCACCAATACATCTTTACGGTCACCAGTATCTGAAATATCTCCAGCATTAGCTAAAGCCTCGATGATATTTACACGATCTTGAAATAAAGTTAGAACTCCACCTCCACCTACTTCTCCTGTTACAGTATAACGCAATCCTGCTAGTTTAACAGTCACAAATATTTTAGATACATCTTTTAAGTACTTATCTAACAATGCTTGCTTCACTTTATCCTCAATTTCATCTGTTGTAAATCCTAATACATTCACTTTTTCTAAAATAGGAAACTCAATATTTCCGTGTAAATCGACAGTAAACCCATTAAAATATAAATTCTGACTGTTACCAGAACCTGCAACTTGTTCTGTTGGTTGAAAAATTTCAACTAATTTTTTTAATTCACTATCTGTAGATTTTATACTAACACTTAATATATCATTAATTTGAACTCGGTAAGGTGTTGCTAATGCTTGGATTTGAAGTGAGTCATCTACAATCGTTCCTTTATCTTGTAGATAAACCACGTCTTTATTTGTAATACATGACGTACTTAAAAGGCTAAATACTACCATGATACAGACTATAATTTGCTTCATTGTTGAGGCGTTTGTTAATTGACAAATATAACCTTTCATCGTGAAAAACAAAACATTTATCGGTGTTTTTGGTTTTTAATCTAACATTTCTAGAAAATTATACTACATATTCTATTATAAAAAAAGCAAGTTCATTAAATATGTCACAAAGCGTGTAATATTTAAACTTCAAAACTTTCTACTTTTAAACTATAATAGCATCTTTGTAAAAAAATCGAATATTGAATTATCTAACAGTAGAACATATAGCCAAATCTTATGGCGAGCTTACCTTATTTGAAGGCCTATCCTTTAGTGTACACAAGGATCAAAAAATTGCTTTTGTTGCCAAAAATGGTACTGGAAAAACCTCCATTTTAAATATGTTGGCTGGACTTGATGTCCCTGATACTGGGAATATAATTTACAGGAAAGACATAAAGGTTGCGTTTTTACCTCAAGAACCTATCCTTGATACAAATTTAACTGTAGAAGAAACTATCTTTAACTCAGACAACCCTATTTTAGATATTATTAAAAACTATGAGAAAGCTTTATTAAATCCAGAAGATGAAGATGTCTATCAAAAAGCGTTTGAGCAGATGGACAGGCACAATGCATGGGATTTTGAAACCCAATACAAACAAATCTTATTTAAACTAAAACTTGATAATTTAGAGCAGAAAGTAAGTAACTTATCTGGTGGACAAAAAAAGCGTTTAAGCTTAGCTAACGCCTTAATTAATAAACCTGATTTATTAATATTGGATGAGCCTACCAACCACTTAGATTTAGAGATGATTGAGTGGCTAGAAGCCTTTTTTGCAAAAGAAAACATCACTTTGTTTATGGTCACACACGACCGTTACTTCTTAGAACGTGTGTGCAACGAAATATTAGAACTGGACCATGGACAATTATACAGTTACAAAGGAAACTATTCGTATTATCTAGAAAAGAAAGAAGATCGTATTGCTAGAGAACAAATCGAAACT is a window of Olleya sp. YS DNA encoding:
- a CDS encoding ABC transporter ATP-binding protein gives rise to the protein MSEQRVILKAENISKQYRLGLVGTGTISHDLNRWWHKVRGKEDPYLKVGESNDRSTKGDSEYVWALKDINFEVKKGEVLGIIGKNGAGKSTLLKILSKVTGPTTGEIKARGRIASLLEVGTGFHGEMTGRENVYLNGAILGMTKKEISSKIEEIIEFSGCQRYIDTPVKRYSSGMTVRLAFAVAAFLEPEILVIDEVLAVGDAEFQKKAIGKMQDISRGEGRTVLFVSHNMASVQKLCTRGLLLSNGTIAFEGPIEETIENYRKQVTQEVNKFDFLNRNRANKPVSFIGFETLNNKKEITDRLLINEPTYFEIKLSSKVDVKVTVRITIFDQNETRILAFDSRDTSTIFDLSKGENTLICSLKNGLEIKPGEYYINISVKSPDALLDHIVKVSDLIIDPTDYFNSGRLVTSDIPLILKRNEWHFTK
- a CDS encoding ABC transporter permease — encoded protein: MEKDNLKSDWLYTISPKQKLVDFNFKEIWRYRDLLVLFVKRDVITMYKQTVLGPLWYLIQPLITSVIFTIIFNGIANIDVGTGVHPFLFNLAGITIWNYFAECLKGTSDSFKKNQGIFSKVYFPRVIMPMTVVISALLKFAIQFLIFIGFYVFFAMQNNAGIIDFKVLMLFPLLVLLMGLLGLGLGMIISSMTTKYRDLTFLVGFGVQLLMYISAVMYPINVAVEKIQNNFPKTANIINPIIENNPLANVVETFRYMFFSQGSFSIKGILITLFVTVFIALLGLVVFNKTEKSFIDTV
- a CDS encoding polysaccharide biosynthesis tyrosine autokinase, coding for MNEEFDVLDSSPAFDIKAFLFKALSYWKLFILCVGIGVFIVYQQNIRKQQSYRLSTKISIEDDKNPLFTSNTNLTFNYGGVSGKVQTLINTLQSRSLHEQVVKNLEFYVTYLKQSRFRKDDVYKDAPFRFTLDTTGFQLLNKPIKITFLGQGEAELEFNFETTVASAQKYSNFAVKSVDVPQGVNTKRFTLGEFIDLPYLKGTINIVEDSTPKSGDSYFLQLLPFDAVVAKYRGKLTINNPRNSAIISLSMVDHNTKKIEDYLNETVKVVTKEQLERKNQFVTNTIEFIDSQLNRVKDSLTGNADALNEYRSRNGIYNLDQESEQISQKLTDLEFQRDDINRKKAYYAGLKSYLENSKTFTDLPAPSVAGIDDGNILNNISKINALSVQRAKYEATVQPGASIFDDLDRQIESIKMVLLENISSASIGLNRELNLINGKIGTAKGQFNKLPRDQQNLLDIERQYLLNEKTYNLFLSKRGEADIIKAATVSDILWIDSAKNTGARPIDLKLSSRYLFAFFGGILPPLLLAFLVIFFDTKIHTPKNLENLSNIPLLGVVGKNLLDNNLAVHRKPKSAVAEAFRAIRSSLQYMYKQHDLDSTKTVMITSSVSGEGKTFCSINIATVFALSGKKTVLVGLDLRKPKIFGDFDIQNDIGAVNYLIGQKTLEEVTQSTKVNNLDVITSGPIPPNPSELLISEKMDELMNHLKANYDYIILDTPPVGLVADAMELLTYADASLYVVRQDYTKKEMLNLINDKHKKGEINNISFLYNGYDQKGKYGYGYGYGYGYGYGYGNYTNGYHEEEKNKDSFIKKVTTFLNPFK
- a CDS encoding polysaccharide biosynthesis/export family protein — translated: MKQIIVCIMVVFSLLSTSCITNKDVVYLQDKGTIVDDSLQIQALATPYRVQINDILSVSIKSTDSELKKLVEIFQPTEQVAGSGNSQNLYFNGFTVDLHGNIEFPILEKVNVLGFTTDEIEDKVKQALLDKYLKDVSKIFVTVKLAGLRYTVTGEVGGGGVLTLFQDRVNIIEALANAGDISDTGDRKDVLVIRQYPNGQKIHHIDLTDKAAMKSPYYYIQPNDMILVKPLKRKALGAGQTATQTFTTIASIFSVLISTYFLAKNL